The DNA sequence CCCCATCTATTCGGTCAGTCCGGATGGGAAGACCGCTGTCACGCCTGATTTCCGACGGATTCAGGATGTGCGACCCGGCTATGGATATCCCGGTTTCCCCGATCCCAATTTCAAGGATCTGGCTCCCCAAGACTCCGGGATTTTCCGGGTGGATCTGGAGACCGGTAAATCCACGCTGATTCTGTCACTGGAGGAAATTTCCCAGACGGGGACCATCCCCAAGAATCAGAAAGATATCAAGCATTACTTTAACCACCTGTTATTCAGCCCGGATGGATCCCGGTTCATTACGCTGCATCGCTGGCAGTATCCGAATGGCAAACGCCTCTCTCGGATGGTCACGGCCCGTCCGGATGGCAGCGATGTGCGGGTGGTGATCGATAACGGGTTTGTCTCGCATTTCATCTGGCGTGATCCCGAACACATCCTGGCCCAGTCCAAGGCGACTGCTGACAGCCCGTCTTGGGGTGATTTCCTGGTCAAAGATGAAACCGGTGCCGAACTCAAAGAAGTGGGTAAAGGCGTGCTGGATAATGGAGGACATCTGACTTACCTTCCGGGGAATGAGTGGATTCTGAACGATACCTACCCCAAAGGCAAAGAGCGGATGCAGACGCCGCACCTGTATCATGTCGCTTCCGGGAAGCGAATCGATCTGGGGCACTTCCACTCACCAAAACTCTACACCGGTGAGTGGCGGGTTGACACGCATCCCCGTTACAGCCCCAATTCCCGGTATGTCTGTATCGACAGTCCCTATCAGGACCAGGGGCGTCAGTTGCATCTGATTGATATCAGTGAAATCACTGGTGCGTCGTAGGACGCAGCATGACGGATTATTCGGTCCCTGCGCCGACCCTGTCTGAGGTTTTCTCTGCGGGAGATTCGGGGAGCACTTCCCGGGTAATCATGACCTGATAGAATTTATTCCGTTTGAGTGCACGGTCCAGCGCTCCCTGGTCGACAGCACTGCGATTTTCGAATGTGATCTCTTTCTTATCGGGATTGAAGTGCACCGTTTCCTGATCGACCCAGACAAACCCTTTCAGTAAGCGGCGTGCTGAGTCGGTAACGTTGTCACCGCCGTAAACGCCATAGTGGATGATATATTTCTGCTTTTCCGTGGCAGCGGGGGGCATGTTACCTGGTGAAGACGGCGTGGCATCCGGGGACGAATTCCCCAAATTCTGTGCTAGGTTCAGATCCTCTTCCTTGAGTTTGATCCATTCCGAATCAACTCGGATCCCTGCGCTGGATAACGCACTCTCAGCCCTAATCTCAATTCCGAATTTACCGTCATTGGCTTTGACTTTGATGGCCGCCCACTTCTGGTCATAATTCATCACCAGGGAGTCGGGGATGTATTCTTTAATACCTCTAAGTGATCTTTCAGCCATGCGCTGGGCCGCGATGGGATTAAATGTGTCACCAGGAAAGCGTAGGCGGTTTATACTTTCAATTCGGAATGTCATGAGATCAATATTCTGATCGTCCTCAGCTGACTCGTTATCGATTGGTAAGATTTTGAGGGGCGCGTCAGACAGCAGCATGACTTTAGTCGATTTCTGGTTGGCAATTTTATCCCTGAGGTTCTGCGGAAGTTCGCCGGCATAATCGAAGGTAATTGTCATCTCGTAAAAATTGATGATGACGTTGTCGCCTTTCGTCCCGAGGATGGCGACGTCGAATGAGGACTCAAGCGAATTCAGAAAAAAGGGCGCTTGTTTTTTCAGCTTTTGTTCAAACTCGGGAGTGAAACCAGCGATTTGAAACCGGTATCTCCGAGTTTCTCCGTCCCGGGCGATTCTCACTTTCTCCAGCGACGCGCGCATCTTTTCAAGATGAGCGGACGCCGAACTGCCTGAGTCAATATTTCGTTTTGTCTGGCGGGTCTTATCGATACGCGACTGGGCCGCCTGTTTCATCGCAGCCAGTTGTGGATCAAGTCCGGGAGAACCATCTTCCTGAGGTTGTGAAGGTTGTGCCTTTAGTTGATCCTGAATCCACTTGATTCCCTGGGGAACTCCTTCATCGACCATGGTCTGATAATGGTCGCTGCCGTTACTCGCCACGAACTTCACATCGACTCCCTGTGCTTTCAACTGTTCTGCGAACTGTCGCGATGCCACGAAGGAGGTCACCTGATCTCCGCGTGCATGGAACAGGAAAACGGGGCACTGGATTGTCTGAGCATGTTCTTTGGGAGAACTGAGGCGGATGAATTCTTCGACATCGGGAATCAACGGTTTGATTTCACCGAGATGGTTTGCAAAGAACTTCTGGGGATCGACAGAGGGGGCATAGGCGAGGCAGCCTTTGATCGTGTCAGGATCCCAGAAATGCTGATAACTGTGTTCCGCAAACAGTAGCGAGAGGGTGGCGGCTGAACTGTGGCCGGCCAGGAAGATGTTGCTGGTGTCAATTTCCGGTATAGTTGACTTAGCCAGCGAGAGGGCCTGGGCATAGTTCAACATGCCGGCTTTACTTCTACGAAAGGCCTCATGTGCCTTGATGAACTCGGCATTGCTGGTCTGATCGCCAGCACCGAGGTCACCGTCGATGGAAAAGGTGATCACAGCGAAGCCGGCTTTGACGTAAGGTTCGTGTTCCGGGTTCTGCGTGTTAACGGTATCGTCGATTTCCATGCCTGTCAGCAGTGTAGAGCCGGCCGGGGGAACAATCACGCAGGGGAATTTCTCTCCTTGTCCTTTCGGGGGAGGAAAACACGAAACTTCATCCGGCTGGCAGGCGCATCTGGCTGATCGGGATCAGGGGAACTGGTCACTTCAAACATCCTGCCGATGGAGGCAGAAGGTCGTTCCTGAAAAACGTTGGCCGAGGTATTTCCGGGTTCCGCCCATTCCAGAGGCAGGGGAGTATGTATCTGGATGTGAAATTCCTTCAGGTCCTCGAGGTCAACATCCGCATCCGGATCGACCTGAGCGACGTTGTTCTGTGCGCGTCCGCCCGGACCAACTTTCGCGAAGGGACCGGATTGCGTTTCTTTCGCGATGATCAGGGACAGGCCCACAACCAGGTAGACTACTACTCCGCTGAAGATCGCGGCAAAGGGCCCTTTGGTTCGCTCAAAACGGGTGATGGCATAAAAGAGCGAATACAGGGGCACGAAGAAACAGAGCAGAAATTCACCAAAGCTCTCCTCCGCTGCCAGAATCAGCAGTCCGATGCCGCCGACGGCCGTACACCCCATGGCGAAGAAAACGACGATGAACATCACAATCGTTGTACTGACAGTATTACCTGTCACAAAAAAGAAGCTGTACAGGCAGAGCAGTATGGCCAGGGGAAAGACGACAAACGGGAGAAGCCATATTTGCGCAGCGCGCCCAGAAAGCTCTGCTGCGATTTCGACTTTTTACGGGTCGGTTTTGGTTTCTGCCGGGGCTGTTTCGCAGGTCTGACGGCGGGACCATCACTCAGGTCGTCTTCCCAGTCAGTTTCATCCTCTTCCAGGAACAGGGGTTCGTCTGACTCGTCTTCAAAACCAAACTCATCATCCTGCGGGGAGCGACGACTCGGCTGCTTGCGTGGACCGGACGATTTCCGGGCCGGTTTTTCAATGACAAATGGCGTCTCACATTTCGGGCATTTGACTTTCTTCCCGAAAGCAGCCTGGGACTTGATATTGAAACTCGCTGCGCAATGGGGGCAGGAAATCGATGCAGGGGAGGCCATCTTAATGATCCGGACTTTCAATCAGTAGAATGTAGACAGAACGCATGAGTACAGGTCTGCATTATTCTACTGACTGGCAGTACACGAATCAATTCGTGTTTCTCAGGTGTTCTCAACCGGAAATCAGCCGTTTGAGGTATTATTTGGCCTGACTGGCGACCGTTTCTCGGAGCTCACGGACTTCGCGTTTGAGTTCGTGGACTTCATTGCGAAGCTGCTTGAGCAGTTCATGCACCTCAGGGCCGGCATGGGGTGGCCGATGTTCGGCATGCTGATGTCGTTCGAGGCGTTCGCGGAGGTGCTGTTCGTTTTCTTTGGCTTCCTGATGGATTCGATGAGCCAGATCGTGCATACCCGCCTGTTCGAGGTGCTCGGCTGCCACGTGCATGTTTTGAATCCGGTGACGATGTTCGTCCATCTCCCGTTCAATGTTTCGATGTTCTGCTTCAGCATGGGCCCGATGCCGCTCGTGTTCCGGATGATGTTCTCGCGGATGACGGTCCCGCGGATGAGGCGGATGTTCGGGACGTCGATCCCGTTCTCTCTCATCGGACTGAGCAAGGAAGAAATCTCGCTCCGCAGGATCTGCTGCTTCGTTTTCGATGCCGGGACGCATTGCTCTGACCGGTTTCTCTGATGACAGGGTGATGCCGGCACCTAAGAGGACGACAGCCAGCAGGACGAGCAGTGCGGTGACGATCATTGATCTCATGATATTAATTCCCGGATTGAGCAGATAAGAAAAAATAGACGGGCAGGAACGACTCACTCAAGTAGATATGATATCGATTCCCACCTGATGCGTCGAGTTTTTTAATCTGACTTCGAGGGGAATACCACACGGAACCAGTGTTCCGTATTCTGGGACCTGTCAGGCTGTGCGCTGTCTGACCTGGGCGCTGAGCAGGTTCTGGTACTGCGGACAGGTGTCGACCAGGGTATTGTGGGGGCCGGTGGCAACGACTTTCCCCGAATCCATAACGACGACGCGGGTCGCAAATTCGAGCAGGCTCTGCCCGACCGAGTGCGTAATAATGAATACGGTCCGTCCGGGAGCGAATTCCTTGAGCGCCTTGTGGATCAGGATTTCACTCTGCGAGTCGATGGCCGAGGTGGCTTCGTCCAGGATCAGAATGTTCGGATCACGCAGGAAGGCCCGTGCCAGGGCAATGCGCTGGCGCTGTCCGCCGGAAAGCTCGTGCCCTTTCTCGCCGACGCCATAGTGCAGTCCATCAGGCAGCTGTTCTGCAAACTGGGAGACGTGTGCTTTTTTGGCGACGACTTCAATTTCGTGGCGGCTGGCGGACGGGCGTCCGTAGCGGATGTTTTCCAGAATCGTATCGTCGAAGAGCATGGTTTCCTGCGAGACGACGCCGATATGGTTGCGCAGGTCTCTCAAGCGGATGTCGCGGATATCGACTTCATTGATAAAGATATTACCTTTATCCGGATCGTAGAACCGGGGGAGCAGATTCACGAGTGTGGATTTACCGGAACCGTTTTCACCCACCACCAGTACAACCTCTCCTGCGGCCACTTCCAGATTGACGCCGTCCAGGATCGGTTCGTTATTGCGAGTGGACTCTTTCCGCTGAGCATAAGTGAAATCGATTTTATTGAAGCGAACCGATTCCACTTTCTGCGGGAATGGTTCTGGATCAGTCGTTTCTTTAACGAGCGATTCGCGATCCATGACCGTAAAGATGCGTTCGGCGGCAGCAGCGGTTCGTTTCAGTTTTGAGTAGACCGAGGACATTTTTCGTGCCGGGTCGGTGATGCCTGCCAGCAGGGCGTACATCATCGACAGGGTGGCGATGTCCATCGGGGCAGACGCGAGTTGAATGCCCCAGATTTCCGTTTTGCCCCGCAGGACGAGATAGGAACCGGGAATCAGGGCAATAAAGATCGCCATCAGCCCCAGCATTTCGGTGGTGGGGCTGGTGAGAGAGTCGATCCGGACGATGCGGAGTGCTTTCTTGAAGTACTCCTTATTTTCGTGATGGAAGCGACTGCGGTGTTTGCGTGCACCGTTGAAGGCGATAATGACCTTCGAGCTTTCGAAGGATTCTTCCAGTGTTTTATAGATGCGGGACATGCTTTCCATCATCCGCTGGCTGGCATGCTTCAGTGTTTTACCAATTTTATAGAAGACGATCGCGATCAGTGGAGCGAAGACGAATGAAAGCAGAGTCAAACGCCAGTTGACCATGAAAGCGAATACGACGCAGGCCAGCGCTTTGAGGGGTTCACGGATAATTTTCCCCCCCATGAGTGTCAGGCCCTGGGAGAGTTGCTGCATATCAAACGTGAAGCGGGACATCAGGGAGGCGGTCCCTTCATCCGAGAGACTCTGGTAGTCCAGGTCCAGTGCTTTGCGGAAACACTCCTTGCGAATCGACATCGTGGCCAGTTCGACCACGCCTCCCACGATGACATCCTGCGTAAAGATACAGACGCCTTTGATCATTGTCGTGACCAGGAGCAGTCCCAGGATCATCGCAAACGTATCGAACTGGTCGTCGGGGACCCAGGGGAGGATGTTGGATTCAATCCACTTCAGGGCAAACAGCTTGCGGGAGGCGATGCTCATATCCTCCTGCTGTCTTGAATGTTCGCTGAGCAGTTTCACCGGGGCATCGGCAAACTTGGTGGCATCGGCCTCGGCTGTGGAGAGATCTTCAACGGAATGATCGATCTGATACGCCTGGAGTTTACCAGAGATTTCTTTGAGGACCCGTTCCTTGTCTTTGATCGTATCCTCGGTCTCGACGATCTGTGTCTGCACGTACTGATCGATGCGTTCACCCTGCAGGAGTACCTTGACCACCAGGAAGGTGACGGACAGATTCGCCCCCCAGAGAATGGCGACCAGGACGGCAAAAAAGAATGCGGTAATCAGTCGACGGCGGAAAGGCCAGACGTAATGCAGAATTCTGGTAAAGCTGTTCAC is a window from the Gimesia benthica genome containing:
- a CDS encoding ABC transporter ATP-binding protein, whose protein sequence is MNSFTRILHYVWPFRRRLITAFFFAVLVAILWGANLSVTFLVVKVLLQGERIDQYVQTQIVETEDTIKDKERVLKEISGKLQAYQIDHSVEDLSTAEADATKFADAPVKLLSEHSRQQEDMSIASRKLFALKWIESNILPWVPDDQFDTFAMILGLLLVTTMIKGVCIFTQDVIVGGVVELATMSIRKECFRKALDLDYQSLSDEGTASLMSRFTFDMQQLSQGLTLMGGKIIREPLKALACVVFAFMVNWRLTLLSFVFAPLIAIVFYKIGKTLKHASQRMMESMSRIYKTLEESFESSKVIIAFNGARKHRSRFHHENKEYFKKALRIVRIDSLTSPTTEMLGLMAIFIALIPGSYLVLRGKTEIWGIQLASAPMDIATLSMMYALLAGITDPARKMSSVYSKLKRTAAAAERIFTVMDRESLVKETTDPEPFPQKVESVRFNKIDFTYAQRKESTRNNEPILDGVNLEVAAGEVVLVVGENGSGKSTLVNLLPRFYDPDKGNIFINEVDIRDIRLRDLRNHIGVVSQETMLFDDTILENIRYGRPSASRHEIEVVAKKAHVSQFAEQLPDGLHYGVGEKGHELSGGQRQRIALARAFLRDPNILILDEATSAIDSQSEILIHKALKEFAPGRTVFIITHSVGQSLLEFATRVVVMDSGKVVATGPHNTLVDTCPQYQNLLSAQVRQRTA
- a CDS encoding MJ0042-type zinc finger domain-containing protein, whose translation is MASPASISCPHCAASFNIKSQAAFGKKVKCPKCETPFVIEKPARKSSGPRKQPSRRSPQDDEFGFEDESDEPLFLEEDETDWEDDLSDGPAVRPAKQPRQKPKPTRKKSKSQQSFLGALRKYGFSRLSSFPWPYCSACTASFL
- a CDS encoding alpha/beta hydrolase family protein, which gives rise to MIVPPAGSTLLTGMEIDDTVNTQNPEHEPYVKAGFAVITFSIDGDLGAGDQTSNAEFIKAHEAFRRSKAGMLNYAQALSLAKSTIPEIDTSNIFLAGHSSAATLSLLFAEHSYQHFWDPDTIKGCLAYAPSVDPQKFFANHLGEIKPLIPDVEEFIRLSSPKEHAQTIQCPVFLFHARGDQVTSFVASRQFAEQLKAQGVDVKFVASNGSDHYQTMVDEGVPQGIKWIQDQLKAQPSQPQEDGSPGLDPQLAAMKQAAQSRIDKTRQTKRNIDSGSSASAHLEKMRASLEKVRIARDGETRRYRFQIAGFTPEFEQKLKKQAPFFLNSLESSFDVAILGTKGDNVIINFYEMTITFDYAGELPQNLRDKIANQKSTKVMLLSDAPLKILPIDNESAEDDQNIDLMTFRIESINRLRFPGDTFNPIAAQRMAERSLRGIKEYIPDSLVMNYDQKWAAIKVKANDGKFGIEIRAESALSSAGIRVDSEWIKLKEEDLNLAQNLGNSSPDATPSSPGNMPPAATEKQKYIIHYGVYGGDNVTDSARRLLKGFVWVDQETVHFNPDKKEITFENRSAVDQGALDRALKRNKFYQVMITREVLPESPAEKTSDRVGAGTE